The genomic stretch ccatctctaccgccgtgtaaaaatccgggttcggattaggtggccggggtgccgaactttcAGGGTCATCCTGGCCTATCGGCTGCTTGCCtagccgctgctggacttcaggattttgctcaccggagatggaggcatgatgagcctcctgcccatcatgttgttccgcctcattactgtgtcttgatcgagtggtcaccatagttggatgtttgcgatagcaccaatctaactagctctcaatgaaagcaccaaactgttgacgcggttcttcgccaacaggtaattaagaaaataagaggaagagattaatgcttaataatgaaccgaaatagataaatgatcttttagtggactgatgacacaactacatttttaggtggttcaaaggttaaaatcgttctactccaccagccaatattattgctatatttatgatattctttacaggatatTTCGTTACATaatcgaatccaaccccttgcaactccctggatctccatatttataggagagggcacctgggagttggtaaggggggtcatctcgtgaccttcttacctgtcatgtcacttctgtgacattcatgattaattcctaaaacctgacaaatgaagtgtggtctaatcaataggtaagggggataatgggtcgcacgacccaacccagtcgtgggtacctgaatacgcacgttcatgctgcgtgtccgagaattcagggatatatcagacacgtgatgtctgatatatgcacgtttacattgcgtggttgactttataaaaggtcatagcttccacaTCCAGCTCGTATCctgagctggatgccttctcgatctgcggccttcatagtcctgactcggcccttgagtaatcttggcgaacccctggctacctcgagctaaagaggtaggacctgacaatgGCAACTCTGGGcatggggtatccacgtggctaatataattaggccatatctcagctcgctaatagtccgttggaaaatcagggcgtacacatacaaatcttaatacttttataaataatttttttcgtggcgttactacaccttaacgtagaattaGAGATGTATCCAATCGATAAAtttaaaagctttatgtaaattacaacgtttatgaaatatttttaaagctttatgtaaattataaagttcacaaagtactttttatgaaatataaatataaaatcaagtttcttgtttatttataaaatagcatagcagaactccactcccttcaggtcagccccatatgtacagtcatgttggctccacgtatactcatcaacaatttatatttggggcatcttacctacaatacaaaacattatctgatgagctaaggctcagtaagcagaataactacctcatatgcattaaaataaacgtgcaacatgttatgtattttatttctttcactttcctttcttttgggccctgaggatgctgctgccggcattacatagggaatcacattcccacctgaacataaacatgataatagagAATTTCTCCCTcgtaaacattcattatatagggaggtacatctccctccttacatttttgggacttaggtctcccaagcagcacctctactttaacgctttcaataacttgtttgtgaacattaagcgtgcttatgcataagaaatataacattcttaaaaataacttatgcataacaacatggcaggataacatataaagcatataaatgcacataagacacataaaaaacttgtattgtagatgaggattctacttaccttgcgtcttgataaaacaaccgaaattgttagcttcctgataaaaacacaaactattaacttacataaaatctacatgatgtaattttagtttatagttgttgttattctattttttttcttattttattgtttattttatgtccaagcatatggtcatactataattttCCATGGGaagatcccggtctaaaagtcgtggtcatggtcatggtcatacggaaatgtccaggtcatagtattaatccataataatagggaataaggtcatataataaaagtccaaatagtccaaagtgtgaccatagcctatataagtttagtattataacgatacataaaaaaaaatagtgtaATCAAttgttaatatctatatgcattattgtgtttttttgctgggctttggctcatgggtgctatgtggtgcaggtaaaggaaaagaaaagctcacccaaccttgagtggagagcttaggtgatgatgtgtacatatgcggccgcttaaccaccacggccaatgagttctcagaggaactgaggggtttaccctatttttgctgcttaggtcggcgagtttgtaaatttgaaacagtaatgaccattttgagttgtaaataacttgtaaaagtttttgatgggcccatgaacagttttatgtacttaataaaatatataatttccttttgattggttttccaccttagcctgttaataacactagaagcacgttttttaaccaaaggactcgggtaacgagtcaaatttccggttcaccgtaactgttctggggtaaccagggcattacagttcaGCTACCGAAACCACCTCTACTTTCACCAATCTCCCATGCATAGGTCCCGTGCAATTTTCCCATACTCTTTCGATTTGACTTGATGAACACAACTATCTACCATGGAAGCTCCAGGTTTTTCATGCTATCTGTGGAAATCGTCTACAAAAGTTCTTAGATGAAGATAATGTTTCGGCGAAGTTTCATTCTGACGTTGATTGAACTACAAACAAAATCAATCTCGAGTATCAAGACTGGGAACAATAAAACTCTCTTCTCTATTCTTGGATTCTTTCTTCCATGTCCGAGAAAATGACAAACCGTATGATTGGTCGTGATACCACAACTCAGATCTAACGTGGTCTTTCTGCCTACTATACAACCCATAATCGAGCAAAGATTGGTCAATTTCAAACTCTTCTTCGAAACACTCGTATGGTTGGTTCTTTGAGTGAATATCTATTGAAAATCAAAAGTATTGTTGATACTCTATCTTCTATTGGACATATAATCTTTGAACAAGATCACATAGAAGCCATTTTTAATGGCTTGAGCAAAGATTATGAAGTTTTCATTACATTTGTTAACACCCGAACAAATCCGTAAACTGTAGCTGAAATTGAAGCCCTTTTAATGGCTCAAGAAGTTCGAATTGAGAAAGGGGCAAAGGAACTCAATATTTTGATGGCTGAAGCCAATCTCGCTTCTCAATCTCACTACATTGGTTCTCATGGGACATACTACAACATTGCTCGGGGATGTTATTCTCGAGGAAACTACCCGAACTATCCTCCCACTGCTTCTCAATATGGTGACCCCACTCTGTTCAACAACCATGGTGGTGGTGGATCTCGCCTAGCTCCCAGTCGTGGATCTTTTCAGCCTCAATTTGGTACTCCAAGAGGCAACTCAAATGCTGCTCGTGGTTCATACACTCCATGGGGTTAGAAAACTTAATTCCCCATCTCTCACAAGCAAGGTCACTCTGTGAAGACTGTTTTTAGAGGTTTGATAAGTCTTTCTATGGCCTGGAAACTTTTCGCTCCTTCTCACCCAACAATTCCACTAGAGAGATGCAAGCTATGTTGGCAACACTAGAAACAGTCAGTGATAGTAGTCGATACCTCGATTCCAGAGTGACCCATCATCTCACTCTCAATCCCAACAATCTATTGACCGCTTCTAAATATTATGGAGATGAACAGATTTGCATGGGTAATGGTACATATTTGGAAATTAAACATGTTGGACAATCTACTTTTTCATCCCCTTTTCATTCAAAACCCCTTGTTTTACGTAATCTTCTTCATGTTCATGCTATAACTGAAAAATCTGCTTAGTATCTCAACACTTGCTGAAGATAATGATGTGTCTTTTGAGTTTCACCCTCATTTTTGTTGTGTGAAGGAATTGGGTACAGGGAAGGCCTTGCTGGTTGGGAGACGCCACAAGGGTCTCTACATATTTGACCCTACTCAGCTTACTCTTCTGTCCAAGTCTCACAGTTCGGGTCCTCCATCTGACTCATCTCTTCCTCCCTCGACCAATGTTCACACCATCTCTGCTGCTCAATGTCTCAGTAGTTATGTGTCTATACCACGAAGTGATTTTTGTTTATGGCATAATCTCATAGGCCATCCTTCAATAAGAGTTGTAAAGTCAGTATTAAACTCTTGTAATATTTCTGTTTCTAATAAAAATACATTTGAGTTGTGTAATGCTTGTTGTCTTGGTAAGCATCACAAACTCCCTTTTCCTATATCCACAACCATTTACTCTGCTCCTCTTCAAATTTTACACTCTGATTTGTGGGATCCTGCTCCCATTGTATCATCTAATGGATATAGGTATTAGATAGGTTTTGTAGATGCATTTTCAATACATACATGGATATATTTACTTCGCACAAAAGATGAGGCTTTTCCTACTTTTCTCAAGTTCAAAGCTCAAGTTGAGCTGAAACTTGGTGTGCCTATTAAATCTAGGGTGAACATAGATCTTTTACACATTTTTTGGACTCTCATGGTATTATTCATAGAGTCTCTTGTACTACTCATGGGCAAAATGGGGTAGCGGAATGAAAACATAGACATATAATAGAAATTGATCTTACTTTACTAGCTCATTCATCTACGCCTCTAAAGTTTGGGATGAATCTTTTCGCACTGCTATGTTTTTAATAAATCGTATGACTACACATGTGTTGCATAATTTGTCTCCCATTGAGTTTTTGTATAAGGTGAAACCTGATTATTCTATGTTGAAAGTTTTTTTTGGATGTTTAGTAACAAATTTAAAccgtataaataaaaaaattaattagtttaGTTTTATATAATTgtttcattttattatattttttttataaataagtttaataaattttatttagatTAATATGACaaataaacatattaataattttagataaaaataaacataagggtaaaataaaatgaaagcaaataatataatgtaaactatatgaataaataaaagaattGGTTTAGTTTAATATAGTTGTTTTAGTACCAAATAGTAAATGAATTCGTTTAGTTTATTACTTATATCCCCAAGAAATaaacttttttaatttttttatattgttgTAATATGTTTTGATTAAAACATTaagattttattatattaatcaTATGTATATACTATCTTGCAACACTATATATATTTCCAAAAAAATTTAGTTTATCATACTTTATTTACATATCATTGTACATTTCCAAAACATCTGTGTGTATTGATGTGTGAGCTGAGAAAACAAGGGTAAAGATTGTTCATTTACCaatattttttttgataaaaaatatattaaaataacttcTTTTTGACAAACCCAAAACAGGTAAGTAATTTTTAAATTTGGATATGAAAAACCctaattaataatgtaatattttaatatattacaaTCCAATCCTGTTACTATAAATATAATTtactattatatattatatatatttttatattaataccaaaataattataaaaaaggaaaaaaatataatatttataaaagaCGAACCCCTCTCATTTTGTAAGGGTACATATATGGTATGGATGGGCTTAAGAAGTTACGTTTGGTTTGGGTATTATTGCAAGAGATGGCCCAGCACAGAAATGGGTGGGCTGGGCTGGGCTGTGCGGGCGTGGTTGCAGGCAGCAGGTTGACCATATCCATAGGTACTACAGCTCCACTAGAGAGTTGGGAGTCGAGAGTCGAGAGTcggttgggttgggttgggtcGGCGGATTGAGGCGAGTAGTGAGTAGCGAGCGAGGATGATGATGCCTTGTTGTGCGTACCTGAGTTCATCATCGTCATCAGTGGTACTTCTACTAGGTCATCATAATACCAGTTTCAGCTCCAGAGTTGATCATTATCGACAACAACAGCTACTGATCAAAACCAGAAGCCCTTGCAGGGGTCATCGTAATGCTAGCGTTGTCTGCAGTAGCAATTATCAACAACTACTCGCCGACGTTGCTCCTTCTACTTCTGCACTCTACGGCCTACTGCTCTCCTCCGGTGGTCTCTATGCCTGTCAGTCACCACCCATTCTCTTATTGTTACATTTATACAAATTGCATTTCATTTCATTTatgcccatatatatatatatgtatatgcagTCACTAAATCTGGAAGCAAAGGGTCTCTTTTCGGAGGCCTTACAGGAGGAGCTCTGATGGCAGCTGTAAGTTCCCAATTCTCAATTTTTAAATGTGAGCTTTGACATTCATGTTTTAAATGGTCAAATTCCTTTTTCATCAAGTTTTGGTACTTTCCACTACTGAAGTTGTAATCTTTaatgaataataatattgttGTGTAGGTTTACATTCTTATGCAATCACCAGAGAGTAGATCCATTGGGGATGCGTTGGGGTTTGGGTCGGCATTTCTCTTCTCATCTGTATTTGGTAAGAAGGAACATCCCCACCCCAGAGGCCAGACTACTTATATTATGTAAAAAGACGAAACCTTTTCCATTCATTTTCATTAAAACGGaatttatttctttgtttttttcccAGGTATACGGTTGGCTGCTACTCGAAAATTGATTCCTGCTGGCCCTCTTTTAGGTGTCTCCTTATGTGCATTGCTCATCTTTGTCTCAGCTTATCTACAAGATGTAACTCCTCCTACCTAGCTAGTCCCAACATTCGGCTATGACAaacatatatgtatgtatgtgttTGCTTTTACTTATATTAGTAATTTAGCTATATATACTTAGCATTTTAATGTCGTTGACTTACAGTTCAAAAAGATTTTGTTGGTTGTATTG from Humulus lupulus chromosome 5, drHumLupu1.1, whole genome shotgun sequence encodes the following:
- the LOC133778766 gene encoding protein FATTY ACID EXPORT 4, chloroplastic, whose product is MMMPCCAYLSSSSSSVVLLLGHHNTSFSSRVDHYRQQQLLIKTRSPCRGHRNASVVCSSNYQQLLADVAPSTSALYGLLLSSGGLYAFTKSGSKGSLFGGLTGGALMAAVYILMQSPESRSIGDALGFGSAFLFSSVFGIRLAATRKLIPAGPLLGVSLCALLIFVSAYLQDVTPPT